In a single window of the Porites lutea chromosome 14, jaPorLute2.1, whole genome shotgun sequence genome:
- the LOC140925219 gene encoding uncharacterized protein codes for MIILCCRAHVTMHQHTCVKKAAKCIVPGCTRIFTKEDMEAHQFNAATSHSALQFGEIQRLRALINEKGFAEQWQEQEQSVHSFRWTVEDFPTRMRDLVDKNEGPLTSGEWTTPNGHKWRAVLTQDLKLFIQLVAAPFPARVELRIVLSPGEVEEITHILSTTTLKEGEMWGHDVANINRWVDGEGKLIVKFIILYIVL; via the exons ATGATAATTTTATGTTGCAGAGCCCATGTGACCATGCACCAGCATACTTGTGTAAAGAAGGCAGCCAAATGTATAGTGCCTGGTTGCACACGAATTTTTACCAAAGAAGACATGGAGGCTCACCAATTCAATGCAGCCACGTCCCATAGCGCCCTGCAATTTGGGGAAATACAGAGACTGAGAGCTCTAATTAATGAAAAG GGGTTCGCAGAGCAATGGCAAGAACAAGAGCAGTCGGTTCATTCTTTCCGGTGGACTGTGGAAGACTTCCCAACGCGAATGAGAGACTTAGTAGATAAGAATGAAGGGCCACTTACCAGCGGTGAATGGACTACACCAAATGGCCACAAGTGGAGGGCCGTTTTAACGCAAGATCTCAAATTATTTATACAGCTGGTCGCCGCACCCTTCCCAGCTAGAGTGGAGCTCAG AATTGTGTTGTCGCCCGGAGAGGTGGAGGAAATAACTCATATTCTCTCGACGACTACACTGAAGGAAGGAGAGATGTGGGGGCACGATGTGGCCAACATCAATCGCTGGGTTGATGGTGAAGGAAAGCTAATTGTCAAGTTCATTATTCTTTACATCGTATTATGA